One window of Sulfurospirillum sp. 1612 genomic DNA carries:
- a CDS encoding ABC transporter ATP-binding protein → MQNVLEIIDLKKSFGDFKAVDGVNFQVEEGKFFSILGPSGCGKTTLLRMIAGFLEPTSGSILINGEEMIGVSPNKRPVNLVFQNLALFPMMSVEENVAFGLKRQKVSKSEIKKKVDAMLEIVQLGGYQKQNVQALSGGQKQRVAIARSLVLSPSILLLDEPLGALDLKLREQMKIELKKLQHEIGTTFIYITHDQSEALVMSDKVAVMNQGHLEQIDTPQNLYANPKTSFVAGFVGETNRFEAVKNSDGSVKTKEGAEFLSVFIDTDIQSDCTLFVRPEAIALFPKSDMKGMNYLDLKVKTILFDGSNTKILASFLDNSHELMVSLPQNREFSHIKEGDVVKAGVHLEDCKCYRT, encoded by the coding sequence ATGCAAAATGTTTTAGAGATTATTGATCTCAAAAAAAGTTTTGGAGATTTCAAAGCCGTCGATGGCGTAAATTTCCAAGTAGAAGAGGGAAAGTTTTTTTCCATATTGGGACCATCGGGCTGTGGAAAGACAACACTGCTTCGGATGATAGCCGGATTTTTAGAACCAACTTCGGGGAGTATTTTGATTAATGGCGAGGAGATGATTGGTGTATCGCCCAACAAAAGACCTGTGAATCTTGTTTTTCAAAATTTGGCGCTATTCCCGATGATGAGCGTGGAAGAAAATGTTGCTTTTGGACTCAAGCGTCAAAAAGTGAGCAAATCAGAGATTAAGAAAAAAGTTGATGCGATGTTAGAAATCGTACAACTTGGTGGCTATCAAAAGCAAAACGTTCAAGCACTCTCAGGTGGTCAAAAACAGCGCGTTGCCATTGCCAGATCTTTGGTTTTGTCACCGTCTATCCTATTATTGGATGAACCTCTTGGTGCGTTGGATTTGAAGTTACGAGAACAGATGAAAATCGAACTCAAAAAACTGCAACATGAGATTGGAACGACCTTTATCTATATTACACACGATCAATCCGAAGCGCTTGTTATGAGTGATAAAGTCGCGGTTATGAATCAAGGACATTTGGAGCAGATAGATACCCCTCAAAATCTCTATGCCAATCCAAAGACAAGTTTTGTCGCCGGTTTTGTTGGCGAGACCAACCGATTTGAGGCCGTTAAAAATAGTGATGGGTCTGTAAAAACCAAAGAAGGCGCTGAGTTTTTGTCTGTTTTTATAGATACAGATATACAAAGTGATTGTACGCTTTTTGTACGACCTGAGGCCATCGCACTGTTCCCAAAATCTGATATGAAGGGTATGAATTATTTGGACCTCAAAGTCAAAACGATTTTATTTGATGGGTCTAATACAAAGATATTGGCAAGCTTTTTAGATAATTCTCACGAACTCATGGTCTCTTTACCACAAAATAGAGAATTTTCACACATCAAAGAAGGCGATGTTGTAAAAGCTGGCGTACATCTTGAAGATTGTAAGTGTTACCGCACATGA
- a CDS encoding extracellular solute-binding protein: MKKLMMVATAATLVLGSSLMAQETLRILTWKGYAPQALVDKFEKQTGIKVELTFSNNEEMIAKLRATRGGGFDLAQPSQDRISSVQAKYKIYQPIDYSKIDTKEFVPSMLNAVKKNTKVKGKSYAVPFCYGTSGLIVNKKLAPDAKDYSDLLNPKYKGKISYRLKRPTLIGVAFAKGADPFAAYSDAKAYAKLMDKVGQDLIKAKPLVNNYWANGDALLSMLRSGEVTVAMGWDGGGWKLHKENPDIDFVAPKSGALGWIDTFAIPSKSRNVAAAYRWINFMLKPENAAYFTNNQGYGTASKGANKFLNAEKKDNFERTFTKADIDNIKWYPPVPARLEKIEGKILDIVKSAQ; this comes from the coding sequence ATGAAAAAACTCATGATGGTTGCAACCGCTGCAACTTTGGTACTTGGTAGCAGTTTAATGGCTCAAGAAACATTGAGAATTTTGACATGGAAAGGGTATGCTCCTCAAGCTTTGGTTGATAAATTTGAGAAGCAAACCGGAATCAAAGTGGAATTGACGTTCTCAAATAACGAAGAGATGATTGCAAAACTACGGGCCACTCGTGGGGGTGGGTTTGATCTCGCGCAACCTTCACAAGATCGTATCAGTTCGGTTCAAGCAAAATATAAAATCTACCAACCGATTGATTATTCTAAAATAGATACAAAAGAGTTTGTCCCATCGATGTTAAATGCGGTGAAGAAAAATACCAAAGTCAAAGGTAAATCTTATGCAGTACCGTTTTGTTATGGAACATCTGGACTCATCGTCAATAAGAAATTGGCTCCGGATGCCAAAGATTATAGCGATCTTTTGAATCCAAAATATAAAGGTAAAATCTCCTATCGCCTCAAACGACCGACTTTGATAGGCGTCGCATTTGCAAAGGGAGCGGATCCTTTTGCCGCATATTCTGATGCAAAAGCTTATGCCAAATTGATGGATAAAGTGGGTCAAGATTTGATTAAAGCCAAACCTTTAGTTAACAACTATTGGGCCAATGGTGACGCGCTTTTGAGTATGCTCAGAAGTGGTGAAGTGACCGTAGCGATGGGCTGGGATGGCGGTGGCTGGAAGCTACACAAAGAAAATCCTGATATCGACTTTGTCGCCCCAAAAAGCGGCGCTTTGGGATGGATTGATACCTTTGCGATTCCTTCAAAATCGCGAAATGTGGCTGCGGCATACCGATGGATTAACTTCATGCTAAAACCGGAAAATGCAGCGTATTTCACCAACAATCAAGGTTATGGTACGGCATCAAAGGGTGCGAACAAATTCTTGAATGCAGAGAAAAAAGACAATTTCGAGAGAACCTTTACCAAAGCAGATATTGATAATATCAAGTGGTATCCACCGGTTCCAGCACGACTCGAAAAAATAGAAGGCAAAATTTTAGATATCGTTAAATCAGCACAATAA
- a CDS encoding glycerol-3-phosphate dehydrogenase/oxidase: MKTTEEQYDLVIIGGGATGAGTALDATLRGFKCLLLEKNDFAEGTSSRSTKLVHGGVRYLEAAVKKFDKSQFDLVREGLKERYRILHNAPHLAHAMTLVTPLYKWYEIPYIYIGLALYDLISGKRRLGKSRIVSKNEIMKIFPSVKKEGLAGGVRYFDGAFNDSRMAIALLQSAKKKGCVVRNYHEVLSFEHEAGKIKAVRVQDKINESQYLVRADCVINATGVFCDDIRRMDDPSVSPIVEASSGIHILVDKKFLPNEEGLMIPKTEDGRVLFMLPYLDKCLVGTTDEEAKAVDHPEVKEKDIEYLLRHMRKYFSIDIQKSDILSAWSGLRPLVTLKHTADTKELVREHYIEESKSGLITIAGGKWTSYRKMAEDVMDVVQKTRREKDFKKCQTKDFKLFGSETPLKITQEKIASMALETSVKEHLIQAYGTRALDVADFIKIYGAEKLHPAYPYLRAEVYYAVAHEFVETPLDFLVRRCNLGLIDTVATQTSLEVVTGILKEVFAWSDAKYVKKLHEAKQILDNSI; this comes from the coding sequence ATGAAAACAACAGAAGAACAATACGACTTGGTTATCATAGGTGGCGGTGCCACAGGAGCTGGGACGGCTTTGGATGCGACACTTCGCGGGTTTAAGTGTTTGCTTTTAGAAAAAAACGATTTTGCAGAAGGGACGAGCAGTCGCAGTACCAAACTGGTACACGGTGGGGTTCGTTACTTAGAAGCAGCTGTCAAAAAGTTCGACAAAAGTCAGTTTGATCTTGTGCGTGAAGGTTTAAAAGAGCGCTACCGGATCTTGCACAATGCACCACACTTAGCCCATGCCATGACATTGGTCACCCCTTTGTATAAATGGTATGAAATTCCTTATATTTATATCGGTCTTGCACTTTATGATCTCATCTCTGGCAAAAGACGTCTGGGTAAGAGCCGCATTGTCAGTAAAAATGAAATCATGAAAATTTTCCCGAGTGTCAAAAAAGAGGGCTTAGCCGGAGGCGTGCGATACTTTGATGGCGCATTTAATGACAGTCGGATGGCCATTGCTTTACTTCAAAGTGCCAAGAAAAAGGGATGTGTTGTTCGAAATTATCATGAAGTTTTATCCTTTGAACACGAGGCTGGCAAGATTAAAGCCGTGCGAGTCCAAGATAAAATCAACGAGAGTCAATATTTAGTGCGGGCAGATTGTGTTATCAATGCCACGGGGGTATTTTGTGATGATATCAGACGTATGGATGACCCAAGTGTTAGCCCAATTGTCGAAGCGAGTTCGGGTATTCATATCCTCGTAGATAAAAAATTTCTTCCCAATGAAGAAGGCCTCATGATTCCTAAAACCGAAGATGGTAGGGTCCTTTTTATGCTGCCATACCTTGATAAATGTTTAGTAGGGACAACGGATGAAGAGGCGAAAGCGGTGGACCATCCTGAAGTCAAAGAGAAAGATATCGAGTATCTTTTACGACACATGAGAAAATATTTTAGCATTGATATTCAAAAAAGCGACATCCTCTCAGCATGGTCAGGCTTGCGACCATTAGTCACACTCAAACATACAGCGGACACCAAAGAATTGGTACGAGAACATTATATAGAAGAATCAAAATCAGGATTAATCACGATTGCCGGAGGCAAATGGACATCTTACCGCAAGATGGCAGAAGATGTCATGGATGTTGTCCAAAAAACACGAAGAGAAAAAGATTTTAAAAAGTGCCAGACCAAAGATTTCAAACTTTTTGGCAGTGAAACTCCTCTCAAAATCACTCAAGAAAAGATTGCATCAATGGCACTTGAAACGAGTGTTAAAGAGCATTTGATTCAAGCGTATGGGACGCGCGCTTTAGATGTGGCTGATTTTATTAAGATTTATGGCGCGGAAAAATTGCATCCGGCGTATCCTTATCTAAGAGCAGAAGTTTATTATGCTGTGGCGCATGAATTCGTCGAAACGCCCTTGGATTTTCTCGTACGTCGTTGTAATCTTGGTCTGATTGACACTGTGGCCACGCAGACGAGTCTTGAAGTGGTGACGGGTATTTTAAAAGAAGTATTTGCATGGAGTGATGCGAAGTATGTTAAAAAGTTACACGAGGCAAAACAGATTCTAGATAACAGTATTTAG
- a CDS encoding acyl-CoA thioesterase codes for MNEMGEPRIKVVAMPKDTNPAGNIFGGWIMSHIDLAGSLATRDLPIESVVTVKVNSLEFREPIYVGDAVSFYSKVIKVGRTSVKVAVEVNAERLYQGERRCLHVTSADITYVSVNHEGKKKPIECDDEYLKALGIERRDAAKR; via the coding sequence ATGAATGAAATGGGTGAACCGCGAATAAAAGTGGTTGCGATGCCAAAAGATACCAATCCTGCTGGTAATATTTTCGGTGGTTGGATTATGTCTCATATTGATTTAGCTGGATCATTGGCAACACGAGATTTGCCGATTGAAAGTGTGGTGACGGTCAAGGTGAATTCTTTAGAATTCAGAGAGCCAATTTATGTGGGTGATGCGGTGAGTTTTTACAGTAAAGTCATCAAAGTAGGTCGCACCTCTGTCAAAGTCGCCGTTGAAGTCAATGCGGAACGATTGTATCAAGGAGAGCGCCGATGTTTACATGTCACGAGCGCCGATATTACTTATGTTTCTGTGAATCATGAAGGAAAGAAAAAACCCATTGAATGTGATGATGAGTATCTAAAGGCACTGGGAATTGAGAGACGTGACGCAGCGAAGCGTTGA
- the selD gene encoding selenide, water dikinase SelD translates to MKLNNDAKLTKYVKAAGUAAKLAPGELTLALGGLNCENEHVLVGMDSSDDAAIYQIDESVALVQTVDIITPVVDDPFVYGQIAAANSLSDVFAMGAKVATAMNIVGFDGCHHPKSVLKEILEGGQSKIQECGGVVVGGHTIETPEMLYGLSVSGFVHPEHIYHNDTPRIGDVLILTKPIGMGVLTTAIKADMLEASSAIKVAEILAQLNYQPSVIMKDFDVSACTDVTGFGLGGHAYEMSANKVSIAFDFKSIPILSEALDLADMGIIPAGTYNNKTHVQEHVEIQNQYDEEIFFFDAQTSGGLLIAVSQKDAPALLKRLHDEGFEYSAIIAEVREKKDQKALILS, encoded by the coding sequence GTGAAATTAAATAATGACGCAAAACTAACAAAGTATGTGAAAGCCGCAGGTTGAGCCGCTAAATTAGCTCCGGGTGAGCTGACATTGGCACTTGGTGGATTAAACTGTGAAAATGAACATGTCCTTGTTGGTATGGACAGCAGTGATGATGCTGCTATTTATCAAATTGATGAGAGTGTTGCATTAGTTCAGACGGTTGATATTATTACTCCGGTGGTTGATGACCCTTTTGTCTATGGACAAATTGCCGCAGCCAATTCGCTCAGCGATGTTTTTGCTATGGGAGCGAAAGTAGCCACAGCGATGAATATCGTCGGGTTTGATGGATGTCACCATCCTAAAAGTGTCCTCAAAGAGATACTTGAGGGAGGACAAAGCAAAATACAAGAGTGTGGTGGCGTTGTCGTAGGTGGGCACACGATTGAAACTCCTGAGATGTTGTATGGACTGAGTGTGAGTGGTTTTGTACATCCTGAACATATTTATCACAATGATACTCCTCGCATTGGAGATGTTTTGATTTTAACCAAACCAATTGGTATGGGAGTGTTAACCACCGCGATTAAAGCGGATATGCTTGAGGCTTCAAGTGCCATCAAAGTGGCGGAGATTTTGGCGCAACTCAATTATCAGCCTTCTGTTATCATGAAGGATTTTGATGTGAGTGCTTGTACCGATGTCACCGGTTTTGGTTTGGGGGGACATGCGTATGAGATGAGTGCCAATAAGGTCAGTATTGCTTTTGATTTCAAGTCTATACCGATTTTATCTGAAGCTTTGGACCTTGCCGATATGGGCATTATCCCTGCGGGTACATATAATAATAAAACACATGTCCAAGAGCATGTAGAGATTCAAAATCAATATGATGAAGAGATTTTCTTTTTTGATGCGCAAACATCAGGAGGCCTTTTGATAGCTGTGTCTCAAAAAGATGCACCGGCATTGTTGAAACGATTGCATGATGAGGGTTTTGAATACAGTGCTATCATTGCTGAGGTGCGCGAGAAGAAAGATCAAAAAGCATTAATTTTATCGTAG
- the yedF gene encoding sulfurtransferase-like selenium metabolism protein YedF encodes MKIDCCNLACPEPVLKTKKALEELPDDSILEVKVNSISSKENVTRFATKAGYESRMEESDDGTAVISIIKGYACAVVASDGDDRFYNKTLFLKTDKVGSGELGEKLMAGFLKSILELPKLPNQIICVNEAVKLTTAPADHDVIQSLQALESKGVEIYSCGVCLEYFNVVDDLKVGKIGNAYATVEMLLESENTISL; translated from the coding sequence ATGAAGATAGATTGTTGTAATCTAGCGTGCCCTGAGCCGGTACTCAAAACCAAAAAAGCTTTAGAAGAATTACCAGATGATTCTATTTTAGAGGTCAAAGTCAATTCCATATCATCCAAAGAAAACGTGACACGTTTTGCCACAAAAGCAGGCTATGAATCCAGAATGGAAGAGTCCGATGATGGCACGGCGGTGATTAGTATTATCAAGGGATATGCTTGTGCCGTTGTTGCTAGTGATGGGGATGACCGATTTTATAATAAAACACTGTTTCTCAAAACCGATAAAGTTGGTTCGGGAGAATTAGGTGAAAAACTAATGGCAGGATTTTTGAAATCCATCTTAGAACTTCCAAAACTACCCAATCAAATCATTTGCGTCAATGAAGCAGTCAAATTAACCACAGCACCGGCTGATCATGATGTGATACAATCATTGCAAGCACTTGAAAGCAAGGGTGTCGAAATTTATTCATGTGGCGTGTGTTTAGAATATTTTAATGTCGTCGATGACTTAAAAGTAGGAAAAATTGGTAATGCCTATGCCACTGTTGAAATGTTATTGGAATCTGAGAATACCATTTCCCTTTAA
- a CDS encoding sodium-dependent tyrosine transporter, whose amino-acid sequence MFIKLNDRVYLNKDRITRIKIDQVQDGIRVRFYEGVTQVAKSQRFETIEAAQAWIDGLLK is encoded by the coding sequence ATGTTTATCAAACTAAATGATAGAGTGTATCTAAACAAAGATAGAATCACTAGAATCAAGATTGACCAAGTACAAGATGGAATTAGAGTTCGATTTTATGAAGGGGTGACACAAGTCGCAAAAAGTCAACGATTTGAGACTATTGAAGCGGCACAAGCATGGATTGATGGTCTATTAAAATAG
- a CDS encoding TetR/AcrR family transcriptional regulator: MNKIKKQNMIISAALKVFSKQGFYNTTIAQIAQDIGMSVGNFYNYFPSKKILARAAIKFVTKKLANSLAYINNKEISQQEKMHIFVGEYFGFIQKYPEMIEYFFRVYLSNRELFCEEDNCGFALAKEFINEVERYIQDGVDNGEFRDKNFFVAFSSIAGILGGMTFLSGEHVFQDSIDIYRDEVAETIYNSLK, encoded by the coding sequence ATGAATAAAATCAAAAAACAAAATATGATTATCTCTGCCGCACTCAAAGTTTTTTCAAAACAAGGGTTCTATAACACAACCATAGCCCAAATTGCACAAGATATAGGGATGAGTGTTGGTAATTTTTATAATTATTTTCCTTCTAAAAAAATTTTGGCACGCGCAGCTATAAAATTTGTGACGAAAAAATTAGCCAATAGTTTGGCTTATATTAACAACAAAGAGATATCACAACAAGAGAAGATGCACATATTTGTGGGGGAGTATTTTGGCTTTATCCAAAAATATCCAGAAATGATTGAATATTTCTTCAGAGTCTACCTATCTAATAGGGAATTATTTTGTGAAGAGGATAATTGTGGATTTGCCTTAGCTAAAGAGTTTATCAATGAAGTAGAGCGATACATACAAGATGGTGTTGATAATGGGGAATTTAGAGACAAAAACTTTTTTGTTGCCTTTTCGAGTATTGCGGGTATTTTAGGGGGGATGACTTTTTTAAGCGGCGAACATGTATTTCAAGATAGTATTGACATTTATCGTGATGAGGTTGCTGAGACGATTTATAATTCTTTGAAATAG
- a CDS encoding rhodanese-like domain-containing protein, translating into MKNLFKMVAILVIAALSLNAANAKDAKLKAEMMSAWKAQGAAAQKVTKGITDKELIKWMKEDRDFVLVDVREPKEVAAGTILWMDFKAIPRGMVAPAVGKQLALKPSQTIVFYCKFGIRSAYAAQELQKFYGFKNVYYLKGGITNWLKQGHEISNLLGELKLAK; encoded by the coding sequence ATGAAAAATTTGTTCAAAATGGTTGCAATTTTAGTGATTGCTGCCTTGTCACTCAATGCAGCTAATGCCAAAGATGCTAAGCTTAAAGCAGAAATGATGTCTGCGTGGAAAGCTCAAGGTGCCGCGGCTCAAAAGGTAACAAAAGGTATTACTGATAAAGAATTAATCAAATGGATGAAAGAAGATAGAGATTTTGTCCTAGTTGATGTAAGAGAGCCAAAAGAAGTGGCTGCCGGTACGATTTTATGGATGGATTTCAAAGCAATCCCAAGAGGAATGGTTGCACCAGCTGTTGGCAAACAGTTAGCATTAAAACCAAGTCAAACCATTGTATTTTATTGTAAATTTGGAATTAGAAGTGCCTATGCCGCACAAGAATTACAAAAATTTTATGGCTTTAAAAACGTCTACTATCTCAAAGGTGGTATCACAAACTGGCTCAAACAAGGTCATGAAATTAGCAATTTATTAGGGGAGCTAAAATTAGCTAAATAA
- a CDS encoding ABC transporter permease yields the protein MIKDKSFVLIFLFLSSIIVLFLTIPLIKLFINVGLFGVIDTLKDAEVYNAIFLTIKAALYSVAFVCVTGIPLAYLIARHEFFGKSVLESIIDIPVMVPHTAAGIALLIAFDNGYIGEALSYLGLGFIDTTTGIVSAMMFLSAPFLINSAKEGFKKVDVEYEYVARTLGASHFSTFFRIVLPNSRNDIINGALMMWSRGLGEFGAVVIIAYHPMVAPVLIFDRFNSFGLKYSAPVAAAMIMVSICLFLAVRFVNNRLK from the coding sequence ATGATAAAAGATAAAAGTTTTGTGTTGATTTTTCTATTTTTATCCTCCATTATCGTCCTTTTTTTGACGATTCCTTTGATTAAGTTATTTATCAATGTAGGATTATTTGGGGTGATAGATACGTTGAAAGATGCTGAAGTTTATAATGCAATCTTTCTTACGATAAAAGCAGCACTCTATTCTGTTGCGTTTGTTTGTGTTACTGGGATTCCTTTGGCTTATTTAATAGCGCGGCATGAGTTTTTCGGTAAATCAGTTTTAGAATCCATCATTGACATCCCCGTTATGGTGCCTCATACAGCAGCAGGTATTGCGCTTTTGATTGCGTTTGATAATGGCTATATTGGAGAAGCACTCTCTTATTTGGGGCTTGGATTTATTGATACGACGACCGGAATCGTGAGTGCGATGATGTTTCTCTCTGCACCTTTTTTGATTAATAGTGCCAAAGAGGGATTTAAAAAAGTTGATGTTGAATACGAATATGTTGCTCGAACTTTAGGCGCGAGCCATTTTAGTACGTTTTTTCGGATTGTACTACCAAATTCACGCAATGATATTATTAATGGTGCATTGATGATGTGGAGTCGTGGGTTGGGTGAGTTTGGCGCTGTGGTCATTATCGCCTATCATCCAATGGTGGCACCGGTCTTGATATTTGATCGTTTTAATAGTTTCGGGTTAAAATACTCAGCACCCGTAGCAGCAGCGATGATTATGGTCTCGATTTGTTTATTTTTGGCTGTGAGATTTGTGAATAATAGATTAAAGTAA
- a CDS encoding ATP-binding cassette domain-containing protein — MLKVENLFLKKGSFVLQKLSFEVETNSYFVILGKTGSGKTMLLEALAGIQSVEGSISFDGKEITNLPPERRNFGFVYQDFKLFPNMNVRENIVFSSRYKKIENEKELFQDLIDFLQIKKILDRKITNLSGGEKQRVAIARAIYSRPKLLLLDEPLSAVDPTFRNTIMKSLKDIVKRYQITIVHVTHNFREASYLADKIAIILDGKILQTGKTDEVLNKPTSIEVAKFLGFKNIFPSTFLGFDQENRFFSIDPNKIKISSQRVDQCYNFPCTIETIMGISDHYKIFAKSGEMLFFVKIPQIIFENFDLQEGHDYFLNINKKDIAFI, encoded by the coding sequence ATGTTAAAAGTTGAAAATCTTTTTCTCAAAAAAGGGAGTTTTGTTTTACAAAAACTCTCTTTTGAGGTAGAAACAAATTCTTATTTTGTGATCTTAGGCAAAACCGGTAGCGGTAAAACCATGTTGCTAGAAGCGCTGGCGGGTATTCAAAGCGTTGAAGGAAGTATCTCTTTTGATGGCAAAGAAATTACAAATTTGCCTCCAGAACGAAGAAATTTCGGGTTTGTTTATCAAGATTTTAAACTCTTCCCTAATATGAATGTTAGGGAAAATATTGTTTTTTCATCACGATACAAAAAAATTGAGAATGAAAAAGAATTGTTTCAAGATTTGATAGATTTTTTACAAATCAAAAAGATTTTAGATCGTAAAATTACCAACTTGAGCGGTGGAGAAAAGCAACGAGTCGCCATCGCTCGTGCCATCTATTCAAGACCGAAACTTTTGTTATTAGATGAACCCTTGAGTGCTGTGGATCCCACGTTTCGTAATACTATCATGAAGTCATTGAAAGATATTGTTAAACGGTATCAAATTACGATTGTACACGTCACTCACAATTTCCGCGAAGCCTCATATCTTGCGGATAAGATTGCGATTATTCTCGATGGTAAGATTTTGCAGACGGGGAAAACAGACGAGGTTTTAAACAAGCCAACAAGTATTGAGGTTGCAAAGTTTTTGGGATTTAAAAATATCTTTCCATCAACCTTTTTAGGATTTGATCAGGAAAATCGATTTTTTTCCATTGATCCTAATAAAATCAAAATATCTTCCCAACGCGTGGATCAATGTTACAACTTTCCTTGTACTATTGAGACGATTATGGGGATTAGTGATCACTATAAAATATTTGCAAAATCTGGTGAGATGCTTTTCTTTGTTAAAATTCCTCAGATTATTTTTGAAAATTTTGATTTACAAGAGGGGCATGATTATTTTCTTAATATCAACAAAAAGGACATCGCATTCATATGA
- the wtpA gene encoding tungstate ABC transporter substrate-binding protein WtpA, with amino-acid sequence MKKLVLALGLVATLGFAKENIIIFHAGSLSVPFSEISKVFEAKYPQYKVLREPAGSRACARKITDIGKPADVMASADYKVIDNLLIPKNAKFDAHFATNEMVLAYTAKSKFANEINEKNWTKIFLRPGVKVGHSNPNLDPCGYRTMLVTKLAEDYYKEPGLFKKLFGYGDSYTNGEENKNKVVVRPKETDLLGLLEAGAYDYLYIYKSVAQQHGLKYISLPEKISLKSAKYAKYYKQATFKITGKKPGTWVVKKGSPMVYGLTVVQNAKSPINKDGAVKFVNFVLSAEGQAIMRKNGQGVINPPVITGDASILGK; translated from the coding sequence ATGAAAAAATTGGTTTTAGCGTTAGGATTAGTTGCAACACTTGGGTTTGCAAAAGAAAATATTATTATTTTCCATGCAGGAAGTTTATCGGTACCTTTTTCGGAGATATCTAAAGTATTTGAGGCTAAATATCCACAATATAAAGTCTTAAGAGAGCCAGCGGGAAGTCGGGCATGTGCGAGAAAAATAACCGATATCGGCAAACCAGCGGACGTGATGGCCAGTGCGGATTATAAAGTCATCGACAATTTACTCATCCCAAAAAATGCAAAATTTGATGCGCATTTTGCGACCAATGAAATGGTCTTGGCCTATACTGCAAAATCAAAATTTGCCAATGAAATTAATGAAAAAAATTGGACCAAAATATTTTTGAGACCCGGTGTCAAAGTAGGACATTCTAATCCAAATCTAGACCCTTGTGGATATCGAACGATGTTGGTGACTAAACTAGCAGAAGATTATTATAAAGAACCGGGTTTGTTTAAAAAACTGTTTGGTTATGGCGATAGTTATACCAATGGCGAAGAGAACAAAAACAAAGTAGTCGTACGACCGAAAGAGACAGATTTGTTAGGACTTTTAGAAGCAGGGGCTTATGATTATCTCTACATTTATAAATCAGTAGCACAACAACATGGACTCAAATACATCTCATTACCTGAGAAAATTTCTCTTAAAAGTGCTAAATATGCAAAATATTACAAACAAGCCACTTTTAAAATTACAGGCAAAAAACCTGGAACTTGGGTTGTTAAAAAAGGCTCACCAATGGTTTATGGTTTGACTGTGGTTCAAAATGCAAAATCACCAATCAATAAAGATGGTGCGGTTAAATTTGTAAATTTTGTACTCTCAGCTGAGGGACAAGCTATTATGCGTAAAAACGGACAAGGTGTTATTAACCCACCAGTAATCACTGGCGATGCTAGTATTCTAGGAAAATAA
- a CDS encoding winged helix-turn-helix domain-containing protein, giving the protein MSNLETIIKENLNTEGKLDCKDAFKISAKTKTPILEVGDKAKELGIRIAGCELGQFGNLKGTGEFSEVALEKMAPFIDDKNRIRCKDARSAAGGIGLKKIRGTIKEKNMDVTYCELGCFKEKRRSRLYVKTKTWIENQEGELLFGKGKTEVLELIEQEGSIAGAAQKLKMSYKKTWSHVKILQKNLDDVLVESQQGGGENSGSKLTPLADEYINNYKQLEKDIEAYANERFKELFLKPRNKREFKD; this is encoded by the coding sequence ATGTCGAATCTTGAAACAATTATCAAAGAAAATCTCAATACAGAAGGAAAGTTGGATTGCAAAGATGCTTTTAAAATCTCAGCCAAAACAAAAACTCCTATCTTAGAAGTTGGGGATAAGGCAAAAGAGTTGGGTATTCGCATCGCAGGGTGTGAGCTCGGTCAATTTGGTAATTTAAAAGGTACGGGTGAATTTAGTGAGGTGGCTTTGGAAAAAATGGCACCTTTTATTGATGACAAAAACAGAATCCGCTGCAAAGATGCCAGAAGTGCAGCCGGAGGTATCGGACTTAAAAAAATCCGTGGGACTATCAAAGAGAAAAATATGGATGTGACTTATTGTGAGTTGGGATGTTTTAAAGAAAAACGACGCAGCAGACTCTATGTCAAGACAAAAACTTGGATTGAAAACCAAGAAGGAGAATTACTCTTTGGTAAGGGAAAAACAGAAGTTTTAGAATTGATTGAACAAGAAGGCTCAATTGCAGGAGCGGCACAAAAACTCAAAATGAGTTATAAAAAAACTTGGAGCCATGTTAAAATACTTCAAAAAAATTTAGATGATGTATTAGTGGAATCCCAACAAGGAGGAGGTGAGAATAGTGGTAGCAAACTGACACCACTTGCCGATGAATATATTAATAATTACAAACAATTGGAAAAAGATATAGAGGCGTATGCCAATGAGCGTTTTAAAGAATTGTTTTTGAAACCTCGAAACAAAAGAGAGTTTAAAGACTGA